In Acidovorax sp. 106, the following proteins share a genomic window:
- a CDS encoding Ig-like domain-containing protein, with protein sequence MPRKHRPSRLPLLLLSLIAPFCVQPAQAQGSVTLQPDGSLLYSGDAARFSIGYSKGGKFQGELSGVLHEQANSAWLGEGWVAQSSGGLKLSYHQLQGATVHKYFLAHDQNPTRDRKITLGYGREESDWFGNLNLSRAITGRRLMGTTSSTTTLDETGVADGRPYIDTITRTQSTRFYEKAYDYGIGVRAGRTFDNRQVRITAGYDYEWGRSNAHQHTVSLMAEKAFVGTPHSVALQVDRVFKSGDLDTTRNETRAMVVYRYALGGNNSQPERLFRVTPVAAPVTAPSAEPTAAQIQAPQEPVKQWVKTKASMTAEAFFAFNSARLTPSAKAELDRVAQQLKTQGHEGNVLIIGHTCDLGSDAANDKLSLQRATAVRDYLVAAGAFGATESLAEGRGKRDPKYPAEPATREKNRRVELEFYSFVDEEQKVQPTPAPATTAVSAPQQPAVTYERELVDQPPAWVRQALRTPALHKRTVDVYRTKEETQTESRTRAWVNRAPTAADDAYQVTQSSSTTFPILANDTDPDQGDTLTLVSVGQPAQGRVRMEGSQVVYIAPANYVGKDSFTYSIRDQQGLTSTGQVAVTVAGTTTPTNRAPVAADDSYQVASGASAAMPVLSNDTDPDEGDTLTLASVTQPTKGSVRLEGQQLMYTAPSNYAGTEQFTYTVKDRQGLSTTARVVVTVTAITNNNHPPVAVADTYWVSGLSPSILTVLGNDSDPDGDALSIVSVTQPAGQTGSVQIIGTQILFTPKAPFPSDTFTYTISDGKGGQSTAMVKLIDP encoded by the coding sequence ATGCCCCGCAAGCATCGCCCATCCCGACTCCCCTTGCTCTTGCTGTCTCTGATCGCACCATTCTGTGTTCAGCCCGCGCAGGCCCAAGGCTCCGTCACCCTCCAACCCGATGGCAGCTTGCTGTACTCCGGTGACGCAGCGCGTTTCTCCATTGGCTATTCCAAAGGCGGCAAATTCCAGGGAGAGCTTTCAGGCGTGCTGCACGAACAGGCCAACAGCGCCTGGCTGGGCGAAGGCTGGGTGGCCCAGTCTTCTGGTGGCCTCAAGCTCAGCTACCACCAGTTGCAGGGTGCCACAGTGCACAAATACTTTCTGGCACATGACCAGAACCCCACCCGGGATCGCAAGATCACCTTGGGCTATGGCCGCGAAGAAAGCGACTGGTTTGGCAACCTGAATTTGAGCCGGGCTATCACCGGGCGCCGCCTCATGGGCACGACGTCCAGCACAACGACATTGGACGAAACTGGCGTTGCAGATGGTCGCCCCTATATCGACACCATCACCCGTACCCAAAGCACCCGGTTCTACGAAAAGGCCTACGACTACGGTATTGGCGTGCGGGCTGGTCGCACATTTGACAACCGCCAAGTCCGTATCACTGCTGGGTACGACTACGAATGGGGCCGCAGCAATGCCCACCAGCACACGGTGTCGCTGATGGCGGAAAAGGCGTTTGTGGGAACACCGCACAGCGTCGCACTGCAAGTAGACCGCGTCTTCAAGAGCGGCGACCTGGACACCACCCGCAATGAAACCCGTGCGATGGTGGTGTACCGCTATGCACTGGGAGGCAACAACAGCCAACCAGAGCGTCTGTTCCGCGTCACGCCTGTCGCGGCGCCAGTCACAGCACCCTCTGCAGAGCCGACTGCAGCCCAGATCCAAGCACCTCAAGAGCCTGTCAAACAGTGGGTGAAAACCAAGGCCAGCATGACGGCCGAGGCGTTTTTCGCATTCAACAGCGCACGCCTGACCCCTTCGGCCAAGGCAGAGCTGGACCGCGTTGCCCAGCAACTCAAAACCCAAGGGCACGAGGGCAACGTACTCATCATTGGCCACACCTGCGACCTGGGCAGCGACGCTGCCAACGACAAGCTGTCGCTGCAGCGCGCCACTGCGGTGCGTGACTACCTGGTTGCAGCCGGCGCATTTGGCGCGACCGAGTCCCTGGCAGAAGGGCGCGGCAAGCGCGACCCCAAGTACCCCGCAGAGCCCGCCACCCGCGAGAAGAACCGCCGCGTGGAATTGGAGTTCTACAGCTTTGTGGACGAGGAGCAAAAGGTGCAGCCCACCCCTGCGCCCGCGACAACCGCTGTCTCTGCCCCCCAACAGCCTGCGGTCACCTACGAGCGTGAGCTGGTCGACCAACCGCCTGCCTGGGTTCGCCAAGCACTGCGCACCCCCGCGCTGCACAAGCGCACGGTGGATGTGTACCGCACCAAGGAAGAAACCCAAACGGAAAGCCGCACGCGCGCCTGGGTCAACCGCGCTCCAACGGCCGCCGATGACGCTTACCAGGTCACTCAGAGCAGCAGCACGACGTTCCCCATTTTGGCGAATGACACAGATCCTGACCAAGGCGACACACTGACGCTGGTCTCCGTGGGGCAACCCGCCCAGGGCCGGGTGCGCATGGAAGGCTCACAGGTTGTCTACATCGCCCCTGCCAACTACGTAGGCAAAGACAGTTTCACGTACTCCATCAGAGACCAGCAGGGATTGACATCCACCGGGCAAGTCGCAGTGACCGTGGCGGGTACCACAACACCCACGAACCGAGCTCCAGTTGCCGCTGATGACAGCTACCAAGTAGCATCCGGCGCCAGCGCCGCTATGCCCGTGCTGTCAAATGATACGGATCCCGACGAAGGAGATACGCTCACGCTGGCCTCGGTAACCCAGCCCACCAAAGGATCGGTCCGCTTGGAAGGTCAACAGCTGATGTACACAGCACCCTCCAATTACGCCGGCACGGAACAGTTCACCTACACAGTGAAAGACCGCCAAGGGCTGAGCACGACAGCACGAGTGGTGGTGACCGTGACGGCAATCACCAACAACAACCATCCACCTGTCGCTGTGGCTGACACCTATTGGGTCAGCGGTCTGTCACCGTCCATCCTGACGGTGTTGGGCAACGACTCCGACCCAGATGGCGACGCACTCTCCATCGTTTCGGTGACTCAGCCTGCCGGTCAAACAGGCTCGGTTCAAATCATAGGTACGCAAATTCTGTTCACACCCAAGGCTCCTTTCCCTTCAGACACCTTCACCTATACCATCAGTGACGGCAAAGGTGGCCAATCCACCGCGATGGTGAAGCTGATTGATCCGTGA
- a CDS encoding uracil-DNA glycosylase, whose product MNAAPEDFAATQLQTVIPSDWPVAAGWQSLVDGFLGGAVGQKLLAYLQERIDAGAAIFPPRPLRALELTPPEAVRVVILGQDPYHGRGQAEGLAFSVASGVRLPPSLQNIFKEMQRDLGTPFPPFPNPGGSLVKWAQNGVLLLNTCLTVEEGQAASHSGKGWELLTDAVIRHVAEGDRPVVFMLWGAHAQSKRAFIPQDRGHLLLTSNHPSPLSALRPPVPFIGNGHFGQAREFRERHRG is encoded by the coding sequence ATGAATGCTGCACCTGAGGACTTTGCTGCGACCCAATTGCAGACCGTCATCCCTTCGGATTGGCCTGTCGCAGCGGGATGGCAGTCGCTGGTGGATGGGTTCTTGGGCGGCGCCGTGGGGCAAAAGCTGCTCGCCTACCTGCAGGAGCGCATCGACGCGGGGGCGGCCATCTTCCCCCCGCGCCCTCTGCGGGCGCTGGAGCTGACCCCGCCCGAGGCGGTGCGCGTGGTCATCCTGGGGCAGGACCCGTACCACGGGCGCGGCCAAGCCGAGGGGCTGGCATTCTCTGTGGCGTCCGGTGTGCGCTTGCCGCCTTCGCTGCAAAACATCTTCAAGGAAATGCAGCGCGACCTGGGCACGCCTTTCCCCCCCTTCCCGAACCCTGGCGGCAGTTTGGTGAAGTGGGCACAGAACGGCGTGCTATTGCTCAACACCTGCCTCACGGTGGAAGAGGGCCAGGCCGCCAGCCACTCTGGCAAAGGCTGGGAGCTGCTGACCGACGCGGTGATCCGCCATGTGGCCGAGGGGGACCGCCCGGTCGTCTTCATGCTGTGGGGCGCACACGCCCAGTCCAAGCGCGCCTTCATTCCGCAGGATCGCGGCCACTTGCTGCTCACCTCCAACCACCCCTCGCCACTGTCCGCCTTGCGGCCCCCGGTGCCATTCATCGGCAATGGACATTTTGGGCAGGCGCGTGAGTTTCGGGAGCGGCATCGGGGGTGA
- the trpC gene encoding indole-3-glycerol phosphate synthase TrpC, with protein MSDILNKIVAVKHEEVAAAKKRLPFDVIRADAESRVLTRDFEGALRAKIAKGQAAVIAEVKKASPSKGVLRANFEPADIAQSYMEGDGKVSAACLSVLTDRQFFQGQPDYLKQARASTLLPVLRKDFMVDAYQIYESRAMGADAILLIAACLDDAQMADFEAIARSLDMAVLVEVHDRPELERALKLKTPLVGINNRNLRTFEVTLDTTLGMLKDVPQDRLLVTESGILKPADVKTMRDAGVHAFLVGEAFMRADDPGLALAKLFQ; from the coding sequence ATGTCCGATATCCTGAACAAAATCGTCGCCGTCAAACACGAGGAAGTGGCCGCCGCCAAAAAGCGCCTGCCGTTTGACGTGATTCGCGCTGACGCCGAGAGCCGCGTGCTCACCCGCGACTTTGAAGGCGCACTGCGCGCCAAGATCGCCAAGGGCCAGGCGGCAGTGATTGCAGAGGTCAAGAAGGCCAGTCCATCCAAGGGCGTTCTGCGCGCCAACTTCGAGCCCGCCGACATCGCCCAAAGCTATATGGAAGGCGATGGCAAGGTCAGCGCGGCCTGTTTGTCGGTGCTGACCGACCGGCAGTTCTTTCAGGGCCAGCCTGATTACCTCAAGCAAGCCCGCGCCAGCACTTTGCTGCCCGTGCTGCGCAAGGATTTCATGGTGGATGCCTACCAGATCTATGAATCGCGCGCCATGGGCGCCGATGCCATCTTGCTGATCGCCGCCTGCCTGGATGACGCGCAGATGGCCGACTTTGAGGCTATCGCCCGCAGCCTGGACATGGCTGTGTTGGTGGAGGTGCACGACCGCCCTGAGCTGGAGCGTGCGCTCAAGCTCAAGACTCCGCTGGTCGGTATCAACAACCGCAACCTGCGCACGTTCGAGGTCACGCTGGACACGACGCTGGGCATGTTGAAAGACGTACCGCAAGACCGCCTGCTGGTCACCGAGTCGGGCATCCTCAAGCCCGCCGATGTCAAGACGATGCGCGACGCAGGCGTGCACGCCTTCCTGGTGGGCGAGGCCTTCATGCGCGCGGACGACCCCGGCCTGGCGCTGGCCAAGCTGTTCCAGTAA
- the trpD gene encoding anthranilate phosphoribosyltransferase, whose amino-acid sequence MPITPQEALQRTIEHREIFHDEMLHLMRLIMNGELSPVMTASIITGLRVKKETIGEITAAAQVMREFSTKVHVKDATHMVDIVGTGGDGANTFNISTCSMFVAAAAGAKVSKHGGRGVSSKSGSADVMEALGIHINLKPEQIAQCIAEVGIGFMFAPNHHPAMKNVAPVRKELGVRTIFNILGPLTNPAGAPNILMGVFHPDLVGIQVRALQRLGAEHAMVVYGRDGMDEVSLGAATLVGELKNGQITEYEIHPEDFGLPMASNRALKVETPEQSREMLIGVLKGEPGAAQDIVCLNAGVALYAANVAESIADGIAKARAVIASGAAKAKLEALVVRTHALAG is encoded by the coding sequence ATGCCTATTACCCCCCAGGAAGCGCTGCAGCGCACCATCGAGCACCGCGAAATCTTCCACGACGAGATGCTGCACCTGATGCGGCTCATCATGAACGGCGAACTCTCCCCGGTCATGACCGCATCCATCATCACCGGCCTGCGAGTGAAGAAGGAAACCATCGGCGAGATCACCGCCGCCGCGCAGGTGATGCGCGAGTTCAGCACCAAGGTGCATGTGAAGGACGCGACCCACATGGTGGACATCGTGGGCACAGGCGGCGACGGCGCCAACACCTTCAACATCTCCACCTGCTCGATGTTCGTGGCAGCCGCCGCAGGCGCCAAGGTCAGCAAACATGGCGGACGGGGCGTGTCCAGCAAAAGCGGCAGCGCCGATGTGATGGAGGCTCTGGGCATCCACATCAACCTCAAGCCCGAGCAGATCGCCCAGTGCATCGCTGAAGTCGGCATCGGCTTCATGTTTGCGCCCAACCACCACCCTGCCATGAAGAACGTGGCCCCGGTGCGCAAGGAACTGGGCGTGCGCACCATCTTCAACATCCTGGGCCCGCTGACCAACCCGGCCGGTGCGCCCAACATCTTGATGGGCGTGTTCCACCCAGACCTCGTCGGTATCCAGGTGCGCGCGCTGCAACGCCTGGGTGCCGAGCACGCCATGGTGGTCTACGGCCGCGACGGCATGGACGAAGTGAGCCTGGGCGCCGCCACGCTGGTGGGCGAGCTGAAGAATGGCCAGATCACCGAGTACGAAATCCACCCCGAGGACTTCGGCCTGCCGATGGCCAGCAACCGCGCCCTCAAGGTCGAGACGCCGGAGCAGTCGCGCGAGATGCTGATCGGTGTGCTCAAAGGCGAGCCCGGTGCCGCGCAAGACATTGTCTGCCTGAACGCAGGCGTGGCGCTGTATGCCGCCAATGTGGCCGAATCCATCGCGGATGGCATCGCCAAGGCCCGCGCTGTGATTGCAAGCGGCGCCGCCAAGGCCAAGCTGGAGGCGCTGGTGGTTCGCACCCACGCGCTGGCGGGCTAA
- a CDS encoding LysE family translocator, translating to MIDSHQLVMFIAAGWLLNLTPGPDVLYIVTNALRSGTRAGIVAGLGITAGCFVHIFAAAVGVGALLAASATAFTVLKWIGAAYLMWMGVRMLLSKPGADGGNNAALAAAQAAPAQHTPLSKVFLGGFWTNVLNPKVAIFFLAFVPQFIAPGTDNKALAFVLLGVLFNVNAIPVNVGWALAASWMARRATAIRRGMHWLDRVAGAMFIGFGLKLALTDQPSA from the coding sequence ATGATCGACAGCCACCAACTGGTGATGTTCATCGCCGCAGGCTGGCTGCTGAACCTGACCCCCGGCCCTGATGTGCTTTACATCGTGACCAACGCGCTGCGCTCCGGCACACGGGCGGGCATCGTGGCGGGGCTGGGCATCACGGCTGGGTGTTTTGTGCACATCTTTGCGGCCGCCGTGGGCGTGGGCGCGCTGCTGGCCGCATCGGCCACGGCGTTCACCGTGCTCAAGTGGATCGGTGCGGCGTACCTGATGTGGATGGGCGTGCGCATGTTGCTGTCCAAGCCTGGTGCCGACGGGGGCAACAACGCAGCGCTGGCGGCGGCGCAAGCGGCGCCTGCGCAGCACACGCCGCTCTCCAAGGTGTTCTTGGGCGGTTTCTGGACCAATGTGCTCAACCCCAAGGTCGCCATCTTCTTCCTGGCCTTTGTGCCGCAGTTCATCGCGCCGGGCACCGACAACAAGGCGCTGGCCTTTGTGCTGCTGGGCGTGCTGTTCAACGTGAACGCCATTCCCGTCAACGTGGGGTGGGCGCTGGCTGCGTCGTGGATGGCGCGGCGCGCCACGGCCATCCGGCGCGGTATGCACTGGCTGGACCGCGTGGCAGGTGCCATGTTCATCGGATTCGGGCTCAAGCTGGCCCTCACAGACCAACCCTCAGCCTAA
- a CDS encoding aminodeoxychorismate/anthranilate synthase component II — MKLLMVDNYDSFTYNIVQYFGELGAEVEVFRNDEITVAEIEVRLNAGQLDRLVISPGPCSPAEAGISVAAIKHFAGKLPILGVCLGHQAIGAAFGGNIIRAQQLMHGKTSVITTTQKGVFAGLPEQFTVNRYHSLSIERATCPDVLEVTAWTEDGEIMGVRHKTLAIEGVQFHPESILTEHGHAMLKNFLEQRA; from the coding sequence ATGAAACTCTTGATGGTCGATAACTACGACAGCTTCACCTACAACATCGTCCAGTACTTTGGTGAACTGGGAGCCGAGGTCGAGGTGTTCCGCAACGACGAGATCACCGTGGCCGAGATCGAAGTGCGCCTGAACGCGGGTCAGCTCGACCGCTTGGTTATCTCGCCCGGCCCCTGCTCGCCCGCCGAGGCCGGCATCTCGGTCGCCGCGATCAAGCACTTTGCGGGCAAGCTACCCATCCTGGGCGTGTGCCTGGGCCACCAGGCCATTGGTGCGGCGTTTGGCGGCAACATCATCCGCGCTCAGCAACTGATGCACGGCAAGACCAGCGTCATCACCACTACGCAGAAGGGCGTGTTCGCCGGTTTGCCCGAGCAATTCACCGTCAACCGCTACCACTCCCTGTCCATTGAGCGTGCTACCTGCCCCGACGTGCTGGAAGTAACGGCCTGGACGGAAGATGGCGAAATCATGGGGGTGCGCCACAAGACGCTCGCGATTGAAGGCGTGCAGTTCCACCCCGAAAGCATCTTGACCGAACACGGCCACGCCATGCTCAAGAACTTTCTGGAGCAGCGCGCGTGA
- a CDS encoding chorismate mutase has product MTRAISRTKHCTTMQDVRREVNVLDDVLVPLLVERVGYMTQAARIKQGVEQVRDEARIEAIVARVRERAGAEGGDADVMEAIYRSLMEACIAYEHREFARLREPALAGSAA; this is encoded by the coding sequence ATGACCCGCGCCATTTCCCGAACCAAACACTGCACCACCATGCAGGACGTACGCCGCGAGGTGAATGTGCTGGACGACGTGCTGGTCCCCTTGCTGGTCGAGCGCGTGGGCTACATGACCCAGGCCGCCCGCATCAAGCAAGGTGTGGAACAGGTGCGCGACGAAGCCCGCATCGAAGCCATCGTGGCCCGTGTGCGCGAACGCGCTGGGGCCGAAGGCGGCGACGCCGATGTGATGGAAGCCATCTACCGCAGCCTCATGGAAGCCTGCATTGCCTATGAACACCGCGAGTTCGCCCGTCTGCGCGAGCCCGCCCTTGCCGGGAGCGCCGCATGA
- the trpE gene encoding anthranilate synthase component I: protein MITELEFKSLASEGYNRIPLMLEAFADLETPLSLYLKLAHTKDGGKHSFLLESVVGGERFGRYSFIGLPARTLLRASGFGDAARTEVVTDGQVVETAQGNPLDFIEAYQKRFKVALRPGLPRFCGGLAGYFGYDAVRYIEKKLEATCPPDTLGCPDILLLQCEELAVIDNLSGKLYLIVYADPAQPEAYAKAKKRLRDLKEQLKYSVSAPVVKATESHPAQRDFAKADYLAAVDRAKELIAAGDFMQVQVGQRIHKRYTESPLSLYRALRSLNPSPYMYFYDFGDFHVVGASPEILVRQEKTDEGTKVTIRPLAGTRPRGATPEKDKATEVELINDPKERAEHVMLIDLARNDIGRIAKTGTVKVTEAFAVERYSHVMHIVSNVEGILHDGMTSMDVLKATFPAGTLTGAPKVHAMELIDQLEPTKRGLYGGACGYLSYAGDMDVAIAIRTGIIKNGTLYVQAAAGVVADSVPELEWKETEHKARALLRAAELVEEGLE, encoded by the coding sequence GTGATCACAGAACTTGAATTCAAAAGCCTGGCCAGCGAAGGCTACAACCGCATTCCGCTCATGCTCGAGGCCTTTGCGGACCTGGAAACCCCGCTCTCGCTGTACCTGAAGCTGGCGCACACCAAGGACGGCGGCAAGCACAGCTTCTTGCTCGAATCCGTGGTGGGTGGCGAGCGCTTTGGGCGCTACAGCTTCATCGGCCTGCCCGCGCGCACGCTGCTGCGCGCCAGCGGCTTTGGCGATGCGGCGCGCACCGAGGTCGTGACCGACGGCCAGGTGGTCGAGACCGCGCAAGGCAACCCGCTTGATTTCATCGAGGCATACCAAAAGCGGTTCAAGGTGGCGCTGCGCCCCGGCCTGCCGCGCTTTTGCGGTGGCCTGGCTGGCTACTTCGGCTACGACGCGGTGCGCTACATCGAAAAGAAGCTCGAAGCCACTTGCCCGCCCGACACCCTGGGCTGCCCCGACATCCTGCTGCTGCAGTGCGAGGAACTGGCCGTCATCGACAACCTCTCGGGCAAGCTCTACCTCATCGTCTACGCGGACCCGGCCCAGCCCGAGGCGTATGCCAAGGCCAAGAAACGTCTGCGCGACCTGAAGGAGCAGCTGAAATATTCGGTGAGCGCGCCTGTGGTGAAGGCCACCGAAAGCCACCCCGCCCAGCGCGACTTCGCCAAGGCCGACTACCTGGCCGCCGTGGACCGCGCCAAGGAGTTGATCGCCGCCGGCGACTTCATGCAGGTGCAGGTAGGCCAGCGCATCCACAAGCGTTACACCGAAAGCCCGCTAAGCCTTTACCGCGCGCTGCGTTCGCTGAACCCGTCGCCGTACATGTACTTCTACGACTTCGGCGACTTCCATGTGGTGGGCGCCAGCCCCGAAATTTTGGTGCGCCAGGAAAAAACCGACGAAGGCACTAAGGTCACCATCCGCCCCCTGGCCGGCACCCGCCCGCGCGGTGCCACGCCCGAGAAGGACAAGGCCACCGAGGTCGAACTCATCAACGACCCCAAGGAGCGCGCCGAGCACGTGATGCTGATAGACCTGGCGCGCAACGACATCGGTCGCATCGCCAAGACCGGCACCGTGAAGGTGACCGAGGCCTTTGCGGTAGAGCGCTACAGCCACGTGATGCACATCGTTAGCAACGTGGAAGGCATCCTGCACGACGGCATGACCAGCATGGACGTGCTCAAGGCCACCTTCCCTGCGGGCACGCTGACCGGCGCGCCCAAGGTGCATGCGATGGAACTGATTGACCAGCTCGAACCGACCAAGCGTGGCCTGTACGGCGGCGCCTGCGGCTACCTGAGCTACGCAGGCGACATGGATGTGGCCATTGCGATTCGCACCGGCATTATCAAGAACGGCACGCTGTATGTGCAGGCCGCCGCCGGTGTGGTGGCTGACTCAGTGCCAGAGCTGGAGTGGAAAGAAACCGAGCACAAGGCCCGCGCGCTGCTGCGTGCCGCCGAGCTGGTCGAGGAGGGCTTGGAATGA
- a CDS encoding chalcone isomerase family protein: MKLMERWAVGLCACLLAGSAWCQAVTVADVKYDATSALGDTALQLNGAGVRYKAVFKVYTAGLYLEKKASTPQEVAALRGAKRMSITMLREIDSTELGKLFSRGMEDNMDRAAFSRIVPGVLRMSQIFSEHKKLQPGDQFMIDWIPGTGTVITVKGKPQGEPFKEPEFFNALLGIWLGNLPADFKLKDALLGKPA, encoded by the coding sequence ATGAAACTCATGGAGCGATGGGCGGTGGGCTTGTGCGCCTGCCTGCTGGCAGGCAGCGCCTGGTGCCAGGCCGTGACGGTGGCCGATGTGAAATACGACGCCACCAGTGCGCTGGGCGACACGGCCTTGCAACTCAACGGCGCCGGGGTGCGTTACAAGGCCGTGTTCAAGGTCTACACCGCCGGGCTGTACCTGGAAAAGAAAGCATCCACCCCCCAAGAAGTGGCCGCCCTGCGTGGCGCCAAGCGCATGAGCATCACCATGCTGCGCGAGATCGACTCCACAGAACTGGGCAAGCTGTTCTCACGCGGCATGGAAGACAACATGGACCGCGCCGCGTTCTCGCGCATCGTGCCGGGCGTGCTGCGGATGAGCCAAATTTTTTCAGAGCACAAAAAACTGCAGCCAGGTGACCAGTTCATGATCGACTGGATTCCGGGCACCGGCACGGTGATCACGGTCAAAGGGAAGCCCCAGGGCGAGCCGTTCAAAGAGCCCGAGTTTTTCAACGCCCTGCTGGGCATCTGGCTGGGCAACCTGCCCGCCGACTTCAAGCTCAAAGACGCGCTGCTGGGCAAGCCGGCCTGA
- a CDS encoding phosphoglycolate phosphatase, whose translation MSDHATALSSLLSRTDAVIVDLDGTMVDTMGDFNEALNRMLRDLGLPAIEVDRIESMVGKGSEHLLRSVLNHVFAPMDKAQAAIKTEALFPQAWASYQRHYLEINGSHSAVYPGVVEGLTALQSAGLRMACLTNKPLSFARPLLQSKGLEGFFSQVFGGDSFERKKPDPLPLLKTCEALGSRPARTLMVGDSSNDAQAARAAGCLVVLVTYGYNHGQPVRGVDADGYVDALNALLGR comes from the coding sequence ATGTCCGATCACGCCACTGCCCTGTCTTCTTTGCTGTCCCGTACCGATGCCGTCATCGTGGACCTGGATGGGACCATGGTGGACACCATGGGCGACTTCAACGAGGCGCTGAACCGCATGCTGCGTGACCTGGGCTTGCCCGCGATAGAAGTAGATCGCATAGAGAGCATGGTCGGCAAAGGGTCAGAGCATTTGCTGCGATCCGTGCTCAATCATGTGTTTGCGCCCATGGATAAAGCGCAGGCAGCTATCAAAACAGAAGCATTATTCCCCCAGGCCTGGGCCAGCTACCAGCGCCATTACCTTGAGATCAACGGCAGCCATTCGGCGGTGTACCCCGGCGTGGTGGAGGGGCTGACAGCCCTGCAAAGTGCGGGCCTGCGCATGGCTTGCCTGACGAACAAGCCGCTGTCGTTTGCGCGGCCTTTGTTGCAGTCCAAGGGGCTGGAGGGGTTTTTCAGCCAGGTGTTTGGGGGGGACAGCTTTGAGCGTAAGAAGCCCGACCCGCTGCCCCTGCTCAAGACCTGTGAGGCGCTGGGCAGCCGGCCCGCGCGCACGCTGATGGTGGGCGACTCCAGCAACGATGCCCAGGCCGCCCGGGCAGCGGGTTGCCTTGTGGTGCTGGTGACCTATGGCTACAACCATGGCCAGCCGGTGCGCGGGGTGGATGCCGATGGGTATGTGGACGCGCTCAACGCGCTGTTGGGGCGTTGA
- a CDS encoding SPFH domain-containing protein — protein sequence MKATWNRIVQTLKGRRSTPLSEAGTEPVLDAESQSPLAADVRGADAPRLNWAYLLPTARTLRWLAAGAVVTAAGLMVYRNPPVQHLAQGDLGVRLNQFTGAVSLWRDGSVWVVPGLHTVRVFSLRDQSYRPEAMRQATGSAPLQSVEGLSLGLDLSVRYALDPNSPAVKAGNLPDNVGADIVEPAVQGLVYKVFARYTVREIFSSKRAEISQIIETELRARLAADGVTLRSLQIGKVDLPAEYRRGMDSLLAEELASEKMRYTLELKDKRVRETELDANADKVRREVAAEAAAREQVIAAKAQEEAMKHVLPFKQRQIEQRQLEAEAERVARVKAAEGSAQARRIEANGEADARQKLAEAEAYRMDRVGKVNAEQMAREGALVTKHPLLIQKTLADKLSDKIQVIIAPPPTNGDFIGAALLGGHRNAQAGAAQAAAVAEDATTTQAVEQ from the coding sequence ATGAAAGCCACCTGGAACCGCATCGTGCAGACCCTGAAGGGCCGTCGCTCCACCCCGTTGTCCGAAGCAGGCACGGAGCCCGTGCTGGACGCTGAATCGCAAAGCCCTTTGGCAGCCGATGTACGCGGTGCCGATGCCCCTCGCCTGAACTGGGCCTACCTGTTGCCCACCGCCCGCACCTTGCGCTGGCTGGCTGCTGGCGCCGTGGTAACCGCTGCGGGCCTGATGGTGTATCGCAACCCGCCGGTGCAACACCTGGCGCAAGGCGATCTGGGCGTGCGCCTGAACCAGTTCACCGGCGCGGTGAGCCTGTGGCGTGATGGCAGCGTATGGGTGGTGCCCGGCCTGCACACGGTGCGGGTGTTCTCGCTGCGTGACCAGAGCTACCGCCCCGAAGCCATGCGCCAGGCCACCGGCAGCGCGCCGCTGCAGTCGGTGGAAGGCTTGTCGCTGGGCTTGGATCTGAGCGTGCGCTACGCCTTGGACCCCAACTCGCCCGCCGTCAAGGCGGGCAACCTGCCCGACAACGTGGGCGCCGATATCGTGGAGCCTGCCGTGCAAGGCCTGGTCTACAAGGTGTTTGCCCGCTACACGGTGCGGGAGATTTTCTCGTCCAAGCGCGCCGAGATTTCGCAAATCATTGAAACCGAACTGCGCGCCCGCTTGGCCGCCGATGGCGTCACGCTGCGCAGCCTGCAGATCGGCAAGGTGGACCTGCCCGCCGAGTACCGCCGGGGCATGGACAGCCTGCTGGCCGAAGAGTTGGCGTCAGAAAAAATGCGCTACACGCTGGAGCTGAAAGACAAGCGCGTGCGTGAAACCGAACTGGACGCCAACGCCGACAAGGTGCGCCGCGAAGTGGCCGCCGAAGCCGCTGCGCGGGAGCAAGTCATCGCCGCCAAGGCCCAGGAAGAGGCCATGAAGCATGTGCTGCCCTTCAAGCAGCGCCAGATCGAGCAGCGCCAGCTCGAAGCTGAAGCCGAGCGCGTGGCCCGCGTCAAAGCCGCCGAAGGCAGCGCCCAGGCCCGCCGCATCGAAGCCAACGGCGAGGCCGACGCCCGCCAGAAGCTGGCCGAAGCCGAGGCCTACCGCATGGACCGCGTGGGCAAGGTCAATGCCGAGCAAATGGCCCGCGAAGGCGCACTGGTGACCAAACACCCGCTGCTCATCCAGAAGACGCTGGCCGACAAGCTCTCGGACAAGATCCAGGTCATCATCGCGCCCCCGCCCACCAATGGCGACTTCATCGGTGCCGCGCTGCTGGGCGGCCACCGCAACGCCCAGGCTGGTGCCGCGCAGGCTGCGGCCGTGGCTGAAGACGCCACCACCACCCAAGCCGTGGAGCAGTGA